One Paroedura picta isolate Pp20150507F chromosome 3, Ppicta_v3.0, whole genome shotgun sequence genomic window carries:
- the LOC143831150 gene encoding uncharacterized protein LOC143831150, translating into MATLGQIEQFDSSRPSQWRSYEKRFRHFLTANEITGAARRRAVFLSTCGAATFDLAQDLFAPDDVDAADLDEILRRLQEHYDPQPGEIACRYVFYQRGQREGESIAEFTAALRNLARDCQFSNLEEALRDRFVCGLRDEATQRRLFGKKGLTFKEALEDAANAEAANRSARTVRGHEASRHPPVEKPTTAVHHEDLGGDLAEEEAEVDHNVARPHRRPATSTGPCAGCAGPHVHSMCRFRDATCRVCGKKGHIARACRSEPDSASHPVAGENAYRQPRAAQGNRGQREVTSRQRRLETNSTRTVILNSTRNGPKEKIRLRVSIEGAPCTMELDTGSSLSIISNATLKRLCPHGGPPLRPLPYIVKDYMGGRVPIKGVGDFHVCFRDFAGKLPLVIVEGERTSLLGLD; encoded by the coding sequence atggctaccttgggCCAGATCGAGCAGTTTGACTCCAGCCGCCCGAGCCAATGGAGAAGCTATGAGAAGCGCTTCCGCCACTTCCTCACGGCCAACGAGATCACCGGGGCCGCAAGAAGACGGGCGGTCTTCTTGAGCACGTGCGGGGCCGCCACGTTCGACCTGGCGCAGGACCTCTTTGCGCCCGACGATGTGGACGCTGCGGACCTGGACGAGATCCTCCGCCGCCTCCAAGAACACTACGATCCACAGCCAGGGGAGATCGCGTGCCGGTATGTTTTCTACCAGCGTGGACAGCGAGAAGGCGAGTCCATTGCAGAATTCACCGCCGCACTCCGCAACCTCGCCCGTGACTGCCAATTCTCCAATCTGGAAGAGGCACTCCGGGATCGTTTTGTGTGCGGCCTCAGGGACGAGGCCACCCAGCGCCGGCTTTTCggaaagaaggggctgacctTCAAAGAGGCGCTGGAAGACGCGGCCAACGCGGAGGCCGCCAACCGCAGCGCCAGGACCGTCCGCGGACACGAGGCGTCGAGGCACCCACCGGTGGAGAAGCCAACGACGGCCGTCCACCACGAGGACCTGGGCGGAGACCTCGCGGAAGAGGAGGCCGAGGTGGACCACAACGTGGCCCGACCGCACCGCCGTCCAGCAACCTCGACGGGGCCCTGCGCTGGCTGTGCAGGCCCGCATGTACACAGCATGTGCCGATTCCGCGACGCGACTTGCCGGGTCTGCGGAAAGAAAGGGCACATCGCCCGGGCATGCCGCTCAGAGCCGGATTCCGCGTCCCACCCCGTGGCCGGCGAAAATGCCTACCGCCAACCGAGGGCggcccaaggcaacagaggtcagcgtgAGGTGACCAGCCGCCAGCGTCGCCTGGAGACAAACAGCACCCGGACCGTCATCCTAAACTCCACGAGGAACGGACCCAAGGAGAAGATACGGCTGAGGGTAAGCATAGAGGGGGCCCCTTGCaccatggaactggacacagggtcGTCGCTCTCTATAATTTCAAACGCGACCCTCAAGCGACTTTGCCCGCACGGGGGACCCCCTCTCCGCCCCTTGCCCTACATAGTCAAGGATTACATGGGAGGGCGAGTGCcgatcaagggggtgggggattttcatGTTTGCTTCCGGGACTTTGCGGGAAAATTGCCCCTTGTAATAGTGGAAGGGGAGCGCACCAGCCTGTTGGGTTTAGACTGA